A stretch of DNA from Candidatus Bathyarchaeota archaeon:
CGAAGATCAACTAGTCTACATTATACGCTTCAAAAAAATTTAGTTCGTTTTGCGTTCAACCCATGAAAACTTCTTTTGTAAAGCCTTGGGATAATAAAGCTTCCAATCAAAATCTACTTTTCTCCCCCACCGATAATAAATTCGCGGGTCAATGTAACTCTTCAAAGAAGTCCCAAGATTATAATCTCTTGTTTCACGAAAAGCCTTAATCTTGGACCGAAGAATCTTAGCTCGTTTCTTCGCGCTAGGGGTACCTTTAGCCTTTAATTTATTTAACCTATCCATCTTCTTTTCCAATGACTCCTTCCAGTTCTTCCTAGGCTTTCTTTTGTGATTACAAATGATGGCAGCTTCAAGATTAGCCATAGTAGCAATGTGCTTCTTTTCATAATCTGGATCTGGCTTAGAAACATCCGAACTATAAAGAAAATCATCCACTACTTTGGAGGCGTGGTAGGTTCTGAAAACTTTGCTTGAAATACCCGTCACGACTTCGTCGAGAAAAAGTGAGACATTATTTGACCTTACTCCTTCAAAAATTGATGAATTGGCAATTTTCATAGACTCCTGAATATTATTAATGATCTGTTCAGGTAGTCGTATTCGCTTTTGCCACCTAACCGCGTCTTTACCTAGAAAGTCAAAGGTTACCACACGGTTTTTTCCAAATTTTACATGTTCAGGTCTCAGCGTTGTGGCACCTACCGTGTCCGCTTCATCAGCTTCTTTCTCGTCGCCCACACGCAATTTCAAAGCATCAATCAGATAACACACAGTGGCAATTTTGCGCCTTGTAACGTCTTCGGCATCCAGATTAGCTGCTATATGTTTTCGGACCTCTTCTATCTTTTTGCTAAGCTCAATAGCCTTGTTGAATTTTTCAATATCTTTCCGTTGCTTTAAAGGTGATGAATCCGCTAGCCACACATATTTCTCTTTACCTCGAAGTTTATCGTCCCACTTGGCTATCCACATATTATCTGGGTTCCACACTATTTCTTTCCAGTTACCCAGTGGCTTTGGCGCATCTGGTGAAAGGTTAAGAATTATGTCGCTTTTGTGCGCACCATGTTTCCAGCGTCCTCGTAACGGATGTTTTCCTCGTCCCATGAAAATGCTTGAGGGCTCAGCAGTGTAGTTACCGATTTCTACTTTGAAATCATCCACTTTGGCAAAGCCATATTTCTCTTTGTTTTTCTCTCTAATCGCCTTGCGTTTGGCAGCCAATTTCCTTTTTTGCTCTTTTGTAAGGCTCAGTTTGTAGGTTTTTTCTTTTTCAACATGTTTGATTATAACTGAGAAGTCGAAGTTTTCTGGCGGTATCTTATTTTTTATGCCCAATGCTTTGCGAAAGTCTTTGAAGAAGTTCTTGACGAAAATAGGGTCTTTTACGTATTCCGTGTTAAGCTTCTTGACCCACGCGACAGCCATTTCCTCCTGCTTTGGCGTCAAGTTCACACGTTTACTCTGCAATGTAATGTATAGTTCTTTCCATTCAGGCTTTTTCGGGATAAGGACACCGTTGTGAATCAGCTGTTTCATTTAGGCCCCTCATTATCTTCCGTTTTGCTTTATTTAACCTTCACTCAGAAAATGCGAACATGTAAATAAGTTTTTAAGGTTTACATGTCAATTCGCGTGATTTATGTGTAAACTCAATGGAAAAAAGCATTTTTTTTGAGGTATACACATGCGAATTTCAGAAAATGCATCACATTACATGGTAGACTAGTAAAGCCGCAGCAAACGATATTGCTAATGATGGCACCAAAAACTTGTACACTTTGTTTAGTGAAATTTTGAAGTAATCAGCAGTCAAAACCAGGCAGAGATGAGTAGGGGCTGCTAAATACCCTAGGAAAGCTGAAATATAAAGCAAACTTGCACTTCTAGAAGTAAAATTCAATATTCCCTCAAGTATTGGCACGCTTATGGCTATACTTCCAGAAGGTGAACCGACAAGGAATCCTAGAACTGCTGGAACCGCTGATAGTAATAAAACCTCGTTCGCGTTCCATGTAGCAATTGTTTGACCCAGAACCTCTGATACTCCAGAAGTCATAGTGGCGTTACGCAGTAACATGGCGCCGTACGCAGCCAAAGTTATCTTGTAAACTGCGACGTTTGAGACCGTTTTAAGAATAATACATCGGCGAGGTCTGGTGATGAGGAGCAGCAAGGCTATCCCTATAAATGCCGCGATGGAAACGTCAACCCCAAAAATTACAGCAGTCAAAATCATCACCAATATTGGCGAAAATGATATTAAGAACCTCTTAAGATTCTCCTGAAATTTTGTCTTTAAGATCACGTCTTCAGCAACAGTAGCTTTCTTGAGAACAGTAAAATATCCTATTACTATCATAGTAATGGCGACAGGAATCTGGCTTATAACTATCGACGTTATCGACGTGTGTGTAAGGGTCGCTGCAAGTATTATGACTTGGCTCATCGGGTACACTGGAAAGATTACGTGTCTGAACCACACGTTCACAAAAGCTTTCTTATTTTCTTCCAGTTTGAGCTTTTCCGCTTCTTTCTCCACGAGTGGCGCTGACATCAAAGCTCCTCCTGGCACTGCAAGAAGCCCTATCATGGCTGGAAGTGCACTTACTATGAGTTTAGGATTTTTAAGTAAACCGCTGAAGCTTCTGCTAAGGGACTCTAAAGCTTTTGTTTCCCTGTAAAGAAGGCTCAACAGCATTATCCCCCATGTTACTGCCACAAGCGATATTGTAAGTAGGTTAAAAGTGGTTTCAACCAAGACCTTGAAAACACCAGCTAGACCCATTGAAAGAAAGCTCATAATTATTGCGGTAGAAACCAACGTCACTCCTATACTCACACGTTTATACAACATAACTGCTAGAAAGACGAATGAAGCAACAAGCGCCACCACAGGGTCAAGCAAGACCAAACTAACTGCTCCTAGCTTCGACAGAAGCACATCAATAGTATCAATCTGCATTAAACCTTCCCCTCAACACAGATAACAATCCTAGAGAGACTCACAAGTCAACCTACAAAGGTAACATTCTGAAAAAAGCGGTTATGGTGGGGTCGCTGGGATTTGAACCCAGGACCGCCAGCGCCCCAGGCTGGTATCCTAGACCATTCAAGGTGTTTGGGCACCATGATACCCAACGAAACACTAACTAGACGACGACCCCAACAGCCAACAAAATACGACGACTTGATAATAAACACTTTGATAAAAGCCAAAAACTCAGGAAAAGCCAAAAACACCGTACGCTCAATCTCATACAGCCTAAGGCAACTCAACAAAAACGCAGACCTCAAAAACCCTGAGGAAGTAAAAACCTATCTTGCCAACTCAACAGTCTGCAACGCCACCAAAACAAAACTCTGTTTTGCATACAACTGGTTCTGCCAAACCAATAATATCCAATGGACAAGACCAAAGTACAAATGGGAAAGAAAAATACCAATCATACCAACCACCGCAAACATAGACAAGATAATATCAGCATCAACAAGAAAATACGCAACAATCTTCACAATACTCAAAGAAACAGGCTTAGAAGGACACGAACTAGCAACAACCACACGCCAACACATAGACAGCGAACAAGGAATAATAAGCGCACAAGGTTGTAAAGGACACAACTCAAGAGCATTGAAACTCAAGTCAAAGACCGCCGACATGCTCAGACACTACCTACACACCTACACACAAAACCAACCATTCCCAAACTCAAGAGCAATGGGCGAAGCATGGAGAAAAGCAAGAAACAAACTATCACAAACACTACAACAACCACAACTCAAAACAATCCCACTTAGAAACCTAAGACACTACCACGCAACACGACTATACGACAAAACGAAAGACATCTTACTCGTAAAACAGAGACTAGGACACAAGAAAATCGAAACAACGATGTTCTACACACAACTAATCACATTCAACGAAGAAGAAGAATACACATGCAAGACCGCCAACACCGTAAAAGAAGCCACCGACCTAATAGAAAATGGATTCCAATACATCACAGAAATGGATGGACTCAAACTATTCAAAAAACGTAAATGACCGCGTAGTCGTTGTCACGCCTACGCCCGCCAATTTAACCAAGACAACCCTCTTTTTTTTTATATCAGTCAATCATTCTAATCCGATGCTCGCGTCACTCCGTTCCGCTCGCATCAAACAAACAACAACAAACAGAATACAACTTACCACTAAAACTTTAGCGCGGGCAAACTAG
This window harbors:
- a CDS encoding DNA topoisomerase I, with product MKQLIHNGVLIPKKPEWKELYITLQSKRVNLTPKQEEMAVAWVKKLNTEYVKDPIFVKNFFKDFRKALGIKNKIPPENFDFSVIIKHVEKEKTYKLSLTKEQKRKLAAKRKAIREKNKEKYGFAKVDDFKVEIGNYTAEPSSIFMGRGKHPLRGRWKHGAHKSDIILNLSPDAPKPLGNWKEIVWNPDNMWIAKWDDKLRGKEKYVWLADSSPLKQRKDIEKFNKAIELSKKIEEVRKHIAANLDAEDVTRRKIATVCYLIDALKLRVGDEKEADEADTVGATTLRPEHVKFGKNRVVTFDFLGKDAVRWQKRIRLPEQIINNIQESMKIANSSIFEGVRSNNVSLFLDEVVTGISSKVFRTYHASKVVDDFLYSSDVSKPDPDYEKKHIATMANLEAAIICNHKRKPRKNWKESLEKKMDRLNKLKAKGTPSAKKRAKILRSKIKAFRETRDYNLGTSLKSYIDPRIYYRWGRKVDFDWKLYYPKALQKKFSWVERKTN
- a CDS encoding DUF401 family protein; translation: MQIDTIDVLLSKLGAVSLVLLDPVVALVASFVFLAVMLYKRVSIGVTLVSTAIIMSFLSMGLAGVFKVLVETTFNLLTISLVAVTWGIMLLSLLYRETKALESLSRSFSGLLKNPKLIVSALPAMIGLLAVPGGALMSAPLVEKEAEKLKLEENKKAFVNVWFRHVIFPVYPMSQVIILAATLTHTSITSIVISQIPVAITMIVIGYFTVLKKATVAEDVILKTKFQENLKRFLISFSPILVMILTAVIFGVDVSIAAFIGIALLLLITRPRRCIILKTVSNVAVYKITLAAYGAMLLRNATMTSGVSEVLGQTIATWNANEVLLLSAVPAVLGFLVGSPSGSIAISVPILEGILNFTSRSASLLYISAFLGYLAAPTHLCLVLTADYFKISLNKVYKFLVPSLAISFAAALLVYHVM
- a CDS encoding tyrosine-type recombinase/integrase; its protein translation is MIPNETLTRRRPQQPTKYDDLIINTLIKAKNSGKAKNTVRSISYSLRQLNKNADLKNPEEVKTYLANSTVCNATKTKLCFAYNWFCQTNNIQWTRPKYKWERKIPIIPTTANIDKIISASTRKYATIFTILKETGLEGHELATTTRQHIDSEQGIISAQGCKGHNSRALKLKSKTADMLRHYLHTYTQNQPFPNSRAMGEAWRKARNKLSQTLQQPQLKTIPLRNLRHYHATRLYDKTKDILLVKQRLGHKKIETTMFYTQLITFNEEEEYTCKTANTVKEATDLIENGFQYITEMDGLKLFKKRK